The Bacteroidales bacterium genome segment TGCGATACTGTCCAGTCATCGTAAGAATATTCCAGTGTATTGGAAAAACGTCCTTTGTCAGCAGGAACATAATGATGTTTAAGATAAACGCCCAGATCGCGGTTTCCGGCATAGCCATTACCAACACTTGCCGGAAGAGTAGTTTGCATTTTTTTCGCGGCAGCAAACATCTTTTCTGCGTCGTAGTTACGGATACCCATTTGGTAAGCGCTTACCAGCAAAGGTATCTCATGTTCGCCAACCATTACCGGAATATATTCCATACCGGCGGGGCCTTTAGCTAACCAGCCATTGGCATCATACATGGCCAACTGCGATTTTACCCACCGCGCCGACCATTCGGGCGCTATCAGGTTCCACATCTGGTTCAGGTTCCAGAAAGTATTCCAGAAGGCGTCGCAGCCCAAAGCCACAGCATCCGGATCGGTAAATTGCCGTATTTTTTCAGTAGCATCCACCCAACGACCGTCAACATCACTAAATGCATTGCGACAGAAAGAACGGTATAGATTGGTATAAAACCGCATTTTTTCGCGGCTGTCATTACTGGTTATTTGTACCCGGTTCAATAAATCATTCCAAGTGTCTTCCTGATGTCGGCGCACTGCTTCAAAGCTCCATCCAAAAGGTTTTGTAACTTCTGTTTCAAGATTTTTACGAGCCCCGTCCAGATCGACATACGAAATAGCTGAACGTGCCTGGACAATACTATCCGAACCGGTGTCAAACTCGGCATAACATCCGGCAAACGACAAATCTTTACCTTTAATGTGAATATTTTCAAGTATCTGGTCATTCGTCCAACCACCAAATTTTTTAATATCATGATCGAACTCAATAACGAAATAGACTGTATAGTCCTGATCGGCATCATGAGACCAGACATATTTAGACTGCTGTTTACTGAATCCTTCCACGCGCCGCTCATTTACCTGCCGCATTTCGGCTTCGAGGATGTTATAACGGTATTCCGTGGGTATCTGCAAATCCATCATTACACGCGCATCCGAACCCTTGGGATATGTATAGCGATGAAATCCGCAACGGGTTGTAGCGGTCAGTTCAGCCGTTATATCATAATCGGTCAGTTTTACCTTGTAATATCCTAACGGAGCTTCTTCCGTACTTTTGTCAATAGCCGAACGATAAACATCATCCTGCTTGATGAGACTCGACTGATCGCCGATTTTTGTTTTCAGCGGACCGGTAACAGGCATCATTCCCAGGCCTGTCATCGTCCATTCATGAATATGGCTGAATGTGCCGATACTTTCGAATGAAGGCTGGTAGCCGGCCTGCCATCCGTTATTTTGGTTGTCGGGACTGAGTTTTACCATACTGAAAGGCATCCACGGGCCGGGAGCGATCATCCAGCGCGAATGGGCCGTACCCAGGAATGTATTCACATAATCAGCCGGGGTGATTGTCCTTTGTTGGGGAGAACGGATCACTTTTCCTTTCGAGATTGTTTTTCCGTCAATCAGTACCGCATATTTACTTTCAGTTGTTTTCCCTACCAAAGGCATCGGCGCTTCGAGGATATAACGACCTTCTTCGAGGGGTTGTCCGAGAATTGCTTTCCCGTCTAATTTTACAGTAAGATCCGGCGTTCCCGATAGGTGCTCAATATCGACCAATAATGGTTGTATAAGGCCGTTTTGCTCCATATGATAATCCGCTGCTTTCACATTACGGACAAAAACCGAGGAATTTACAGTTTCCAATTGTGCACTTCGGGGTCCCTCAAAGCAAATATTGTCAAAAACCAGCCACGAGCCTTCCAGATTGGTCAGGTTAATTTCATTTCCACCTTCACGGATCAAACCGGATCCAATGGGTATCTCAATCCGTTGCAGGACAGCCCCATGTGTCCCGTCTACCTTTCCGCTGCCTTTAGGGATCGCATATTTCCATGACTTCCCGTTAACGCTGACTTTGAATAAAGGCGGTGTTTTGTCCTGAGCATCCAGAATATTAATGATCAATTTCCAATCGCCTTTTGCCGGAACCCGTTCCATTCCGAAAAGAATGTTAAGAACATGCGTCCTCAATCCTGCCGTTCCGCTGGTCCCGCCCCAGCCATCCACCGGACCGGGCAATATATATGGCCAATCCTTTCCGGGCGATGATCTTCCGATCAGGTAAAACCGATCTTCCCAACCAAAATCATGACTGAGAAAATCCGCATATTTGTCCGGCGCCAATGCAAATTCGGCGGGACTACTATCTTCAACACCTATTTGCCAGATAATAGCAGGTGTATTATAGGATTGACAGGAATGAAAAAAAGCTGTCGCAATCGATAAAAACAATAAAAACCGTGGCATCATCATATTCTATTTTTTAATTCTATATAAAATCTATAAGTTATACTTCCTCCCCACCACATTGAGAAATTAGTTCCCCAAAGGTTATTAAACAAACAAAAGTGTACCCCATCCTTTAAATCGGGTAACGATAGCGAATAATTTAACATTTTCGGTTGTCCGATTACAGCTATAGGAGCATCAAACGAAGTGATTTTTATGATCCCTTTTTGGGTGATGATATCTATATGATTGTCTATGGCGTGCATTTGCCGGTTTCCACCAGATACTACATCTGCAACATCTACCATATACCCCGTTTTTTGAGCAAGGATACGAACGATATCCTGCGGTTCAAATGATAACAAATAAGCTTCCGGCAATCTGTTAGGCGGTTTATTGGCAAGTGATATTCTCACCTCGACACCATTACCGGATGACGATATTATGTACTCAATATTTACAGTTTCAGGTAATATCCGCGGATCAATATCGTCAGTAAATGGAAATTTTAAGTTACATCGAATAATTGTATTTTCTTTCTTTTTAGTAATTGTATAACTCTCTAAATCAGCAACAATAGTTACACTCTTGCTTTTTGTACCTTCCAATCCCGGTTTACCGAAATCCTCGATAGCCCATTGATACTTATTTCTGAGATATGCATTTTGAAACTCTGTATAATCAGCAGCTGAATAGGTTTGGTAGATTAATCTGCCTACAGAAATACCCGTTCCGTTAATTGACATATTATATGCTCCATGTTTATCGATTTCCTGGTATTTATCATATCCGGAGATATGTGCAGGGTTAGTTTTCCCGATATCAGATATTGCCTTCCGGGCTTCTTTTTGTAATCGGGCTGGTAATATATTTATTGCTTTCTCAATATTTTCATCCATCTCAGCCCATGATTGTTCAATCTGTTTAAATGCCGGAGTATGAAGCGCTTCTCTAAATACATCTACATCATATTTATCCCAGTTTTTCAAAAATGTTTTAACGTCCATTCCCCATGTATGTTCGGCTACCAAACCTAACCTGATCGCAAAATTAATGGCAGTAATATCACTTTTGTCCAATTTCCCAGCTTCCAGCCATTGGGAATATAATCGTGACAAGGCCCTATAACGCGCTATTCGTACAGGCGAACTGCCAAAACCGTATATCCATGTATCACCGATTTCGGAAGTTATTATTGGTAATTTATCCGCCATTTCCTGTAAATCTGCAGCGACTTCGTTGAGCGATGTTGCCATAATTCTTGCATTGGGATATTTTGTTCTTGCTGTCGCGTATATCTCTTTAATTTGTTTGATTGTATGAGGGCCATGATTATCATTTGTCAGATTAATAGAGACAACCGTTTCGTTGTCAGGAAGCAGCATATCCTCACCATAAGTACCCTGGTACATCAGTATAATTTCTTTTCCATCGATATTTCTCCATCTACAGACAGGAGGAACATCAGGAATGGCAGAAGCAGGATTGACACCTATATGCAAAAAAGTAATTCCTGCATCCGAAAGCGGAGTAATAATACTTCGGGTGTGTCCGGGTACATCAGTCATCTTTGCAGCAATGGTCTTTTTCCCAAATCGGTTATCAAGTTGTTGTGATAATTGCAGGCACGTTTCAAAAAGATCCCTGCTCATCATCTCCGATTCCACAGTATAAGGCATCCCATGCCACACAATATCCCCTCTGACTATTGCCTTTTCAAGATTTTTGATTGCTTCCGGAGATGCCTGCTGCAAATATCCCCAAACTAACCAGGAACCCGTTGTCCATACATAACGTTCTTCTGCTTTTTCAGCCTTAAGTTTTTCTATCGCAGCAAGTGTTTTGGGTATGAATTCATTCATATATTGTTGTTCAATTTCTGAACTTAACCCGGTGAAACCAATATCAAGATGGGTTTTAAATATCAAATGAACTTTCCTGATAGATCCGTTTGATTCCTGTGAAAATAAATGAATATGACCAACCGTTATCACACAAAACAATGTAATGATCTTTCGAATATTCACGTTATGGAAGAAATAGATCATAGAAAAATACGTATCAGACGATTTATTAAAATGATTATTTTATTTCCTGAAGCATTTTAATTGCTTTCCAAAGAACACCCGCCGAACCCCGGAACATGCCCGAACCTTTGGGTTCACCTTCAGGCGTCCACCATTCATAAAAACCATTGTGCACAATTACCCGGTCGAGCATAGGAGATATAGCCTCATAAGCTTCCTGATAAAAACCGTTGGCGATCAATTGCTGTACCATACGTCCTCCAAACCATGTCCAGTCGCCGCCATTCTGATAGCCATATTCGTACATACCGGAATTTTTGAAAAATCCATTGGGATATACCGGATAAAGCGTCAATCCGATGGATTGGGCTCCGGCAGCTTTCACATTACGTTGCATCTGCTGGTAGACTGCCAGTATTTCCTCTTTCTGCAACATACCTGCTTCAATAGCCACAGCCGTACCTCCATGATAATGAATGGCATTTTCATCAAAATCTGCCGGAAATGGGGATCCATTTAAATAAATATGCGGGATAAATTTTTGTTTTGATGCATCCCACAAATGTTTGCGGCTGTTATCTATGATTTTCGTCCGGGTGTCTTCCCAATATTTTTTTTCTCCTGCATTGTTTGTTAAACTGATGTAATTGGCGATAGCAATAGCAAACATGGCATTGTCATAAATGTCGATAGAGAGATGCGAAGAGGTGTCGAGCCGGACGCCCCAACTGTGTTCGGGCTGCACATCGCCCCAATCAGCAGTAGTAGCGCCCCACAACAGACCATATTTATCGTTGTAACGCTCATTGAGCAGAAAATTCATGGCATCGGCCATGCGTTGCATTACCGTTAGGTCGGCTACCTGTTCCTGTAAAAATGCTTTGTCACCCGTAGCATTAACGTATTTGGTTATTGCCTGGATCAGGGACGATTCCTGGTCTGTTTCCACCGTATTTTTATGTGCTGCAAACTGGGGTGCAAGGTCGGAATAAATGAAATCATAACTGATTCTCTCGTCTTTACGGGGAATATAACCATCAACGATATTTCCGTCCGTACCCTGAAACCTGAAAAATGTAAGCAATGCTTCGCGGATTCTCGCCTTGTCACCGACTTTACAAGCCGGTTCTATGAATGTATTCAAATCGCGTATCCATACTTCGCCATAACCGTCGCCGGCATTGAGTCCGCTTTGTATCAAAGCTTCCGCTTTTTCTGAAATAGCCTGTAAACGGATATCGGCTTCTATTTGTTTTTTTAGTGCCGGATCGACCTTGCTTGTACACGATAGCGTGCTGAACATAAGAATAGTTAATAATACCGTTTTCATTTGCTTGTTGGGTTTAAAGTTTTATTGATAATTTTACTCTGTTTTGCAGGATTATTTCCCATTTTTAATTCCAGTTTCCCGCCTTTTACAATCTCATTGAAAGGAATAAAGGCCGGATCATATGGCTTCCCTTTCCATTTGGCCGATTGTACATACACATTGGTTTTACTGTTGTTTTTTGTCTCGATTACAAGTTTTTTGCCTTTAAAGTATTTCGGATCCAGCTGAATGGTTATCTTATCAAACATCGGGCTACCGATACCGAATTGTGGATTCTCACCGGTTAAAGCTTTTACGTCGAACAGGCCAATGGCAGCCATTACATACCATGCACCAAGCTGTCCCTGATCTTCGTCTTGCCCATAACCATATCCGTGAACCGGTTCCGTGCCGTAAAATTCATCACATATGGCTCGCGTCCATTTCTGTGTCAGATGCGGTTTCCCTGAATAATTGAACAACCATGAAATATGTAAACTCGGCTGGTTCCCGTGGTTATATAAGGTTTCCAGTCCCGAAAAGGCATTAATAACAGTTCCTCCCCCAAAAACTTTCTTTTGCGATTCGGTAAAGATATTGTCTAACCGGTTATTGAACTCATCATATCCCAGGGTGTCGATCAACCCCTGAACATCGTGCGGAACATAGAACGTATATTGCCAGGCATTACCTTCCTGAAAACCCAGCCATGGTTCCGACGGCTTGAAATTGTCGAGGAATTTCCCGTTTTCATCTTTGGGGCGGATAAATTTTGTCTCCGGATCGTAAAGATTTTTCCAACCATCGGATAACAATATCATTCGACGGTAATCATTTTCTTTACCCAGTTGCCTGGCCATTCCGGCAACAGCATACGAACTGAAAGAATATTCGAGGGTATGGGAAGCACCAAACTGGGAACCAATTTCCGACCCCTCCGATTTTCCCAATCGTGAGCGGTCTACATAAGGAGAATAACCGCGTTCCACAAATTGACGCACATCTACCTTTCCCGCTCCTTCAGGACGGTTCTGCCATCCAATCTCGTTCTTCAAAGCAGCTTCATATCCGGTATGCACATCAAAATCGCGGATACCGCAATTATATGCAGCTGCTATAGCAAGACTAACAAAGTTAGTCCCAACTCCCGATACATATTTGCTGCATGCAATACCATCGCCCAACCATCCCGCATCTTTGTATACCAGTAATTGACTCTGTATCCAATCCGAGTAATATTCGGGATATACCAATGTCCACAATTGTGTTAGATTCCAGAAAGCACCCCAAATGGCATCGGTATTATAATGATGATGAAGCGGCTGCCCTTTCGCATCTGGTTCTATTTGCCCCACATCACCATTGTTCATCGGATAAGCGCCGTTGACATCACTGGCCAAACCCCGTCCCAGCAATGCATGGTACAAGCCGGTATAAAATTTCACCTTATCGTCCCTGTTGTTGCCTTCTATCTGTATACGCCCCAAATATTTATTCCAGGTGGCAATTGCCGTTTGATGCGCTTTGTCGAAGTTCAGGTTTTCCGCTTCGGTTTTCAGGTTGAGCCGCGCATTGGCAATGGAAGTGTAGGATAATCCGACTTTTACCGTTACACTCTCGTTTTCTTTCGTCTGAAATGTGAGGTATAACCCTGCACCTATACCTTTTGCTTCTTTTTGACCGACATGAATATCCCTGGCATTAAATGTTCCCCACGCAGCGGGAGTTTTATCCAGTATTGCCGAAAAATACATGGCTACTTCCGCTCCTTCCTGATATTTTTTTACATATTCGGGAATGGTGATCACATAACCTTCTATTCTCCCGTCGGCAGTAAGGGCCACCTGTGCATCTTTCACCTGTCCGCTTTCGCCCTGCCGGTTGCCGATATCGAAAATAATATGCGATCCTGATGATTCGGGAAAGGTATAACGATGAAACCCTACCCGACTGGTAGCGGTTAATTCGGCCTTTATACCGTAATCTTTTAACAGTACCGAATAATATCCGGCAGTAGCATATTCGTCTTCTTTATCAAAACGCGAACGGTACCCGTCATCCGGATTATCCATATCGCCCGGATGGGTTTGTAACCTTCCTTCCGATGGAGCGATGACCACGCCGCCGACCTGAAACTCATGGAAATTGGCAAAACCTTCGATCGACGTGTCGCGGGTGTCGTAACCAACCGCTTCCCATCCGGAAGCATTTCCATAATGGGCATTGGTCGAAGGCGCTACTTTTGCCATCCCGAAAGGAATAGCCGCAGGCGTAAAGTGAAACCAGCGGCAATGCGCCGTACCTATATGAGGATCGACATACTCAACCGGTTTTTGTGCCTTACATAGTAACAGATTCAGAAATATGAAACCTGCTGTGATACTCAACTTATGAATATTCAATTTATTTTTTCTCATTATCTTATAATATATGTAAGGATGTATGAACATATGAATATATGTGTTTATTTTAAAACTTTATGTCGCTTTTTATACTAAGTTATATAAAACAATCAATGTAATATTTACTGAACGTAATTTATTTGATCAATGTGACTTAAGAAAACAACAAATAGCACTGAGTGCTTAATTTCTTATTTCTATAGAATATACAAATTTGTCTGAACGATAGTATCCCACATTGTATTCCACAGGACGATCGCCCGGATCATACACAAAGCGTTCACGAAACAGTATCGGATCCGCCTTTCCTATTTTTAACATTGCGGCTTTTGAACCGGCCTGACGAGCCTTGATATGTTCGGCCGAACGCACCACCAAAATGCCATATTTACTTTTCAACAGCTGATATAAAGGCTGATCAAGGTTATCGGCATCTGTTAAAACAATCCGCGGATGAAAATAACTCTCGAAATACACGATCGGCTCATTGTCAACGCCTTTTAACTTTGACAATTTAACTACAGGGGTTTCAGGTTGTATATTGAAAAAGGTAGCTATTTTATCGGTCGCTCCTACCGTTTCGAGTTTTACAAATAAATTAGTGGCCTTCACACCCCGGCTTTCCATTTCCTTAGTGAAACTATACCAGTTACTCAGGTTAGTAGACATCATTTGTGGTGCCACCTTCGTTCCCACGCCTTTTTTGCGGATCAAAAGTCCTTCATATTCCAGCTTATTGGTTGCCTGACGTATCGTATTCCTGGATACACCTAAGGTATTGGCTAATTCCACTTCCTTGGGAAGAAAACTTCCGTTACTGTATTCCGGTAGTGCTATAAGCTGCCGCATCAGTTCCTCTACCTGGACATGCAATGGCAATTTGCTTTTATGATCTATTTTTAGTTCCATGTTTCAAAATTAATCATTTTGATTCTTTAACCAAAAATGATAAAAATATTTGATAAATGCAACATAAAACAAGAATAGAAACAGCGCCCCACTGTGCTTTAACTGCATCAGACGCCACCCCCATCAACCAGGGGAATAATGCGCCTCCAGAAACACCCATGATCATCAACCCTGATATTTCGTTTGATTTTTCGGGTAACCGTTTCAAAGCAAACGAAAAAATGATGGAAAAAATGTTGGCACAAGCAAATCCTGCTAATGCTATCATTACATACAAAACATACTGGTTTGAAGCGAAGACCAGACCAATGAAGGCAGCCAACGTTGCTATAGCACTGATTATATAGAATCGCTTTGCAGAAAATACGGACAAGATGATGCTTCCCAAAAAGGCGCCGGTAGTTTTGAATACAAAATATAAACTGATGGCATAACCTGCACTTTCAAGCGACATTGCTGTGCGTTCCTGCATGATCTTCGGAGCTGTAATATTCAGTCCAACATCTATTCCGACCACAGTCAGTATTCCTAAAAAGAATAAAAGGATATCCCTGTTCCCCAATATAGATAAACATTCTAAAAATGTGGACGTTTTTCCTGTAACGGGCGTTTCTGTTATCGGTGTAGCCATGAGCCATAACGACGACAATGCGGTAAAGCCTGCATATACCAGGAACATAAGTTGCCAGTTTCCGAAATATCGAACGCAAAAAGCGGCAATCAACGGACCTAAAAATGATGAAATGGCTTTGATAAATTGGCCCAGTGTAAGGCTACTGGTCAGCTTATCAGGAGATACGACATTGGATAACAACGGATTGAGTGAAACCTGAATAATTGTATTCCCAATACCGAGCAATCCGAAAGCAATAAGCATCACATTGTAATTATAGGCTAAAACCGGAATGAGCAACGCTACAATCTGGATCGCCAGACTTAACAATACCGTTTTCTTTCTTCCTATACGATTCATCAACAGTCCGG includes the following:
- a CDS encoding GH92 family glycosyl hydrolase; the encoded protein is MPRFLLFLSIATAFFHSCQSYNTPAIIWQIGVEDSSPAEFALAPDKYADFLSHDFGWEDRFYLIGRSSPGKDWPYILPGPVDGWGGTSGTAGLRTHVLNILFGMERVPAKGDWKLIINILDAQDKTPPLFKVSVNGKSWKYAIPKGSGKVDGTHGAVLQRIEIPIGSGLIREGGNEINLTNLEGSWLVFDNICFEGPRSAQLETVNSSVFVRNVKAADYHMEQNGLIQPLLVDIEHLSGTPDLTVKLDGKAILGQPLEEGRYILEAPMPLVGKTTESKYAVLIDGKTISKGKVIRSPQQRTITPADYVNTFLGTAHSRWMIAPGPWMPFSMVKLSPDNQNNGWQAGYQPSFESIGTFSHIHEWTMTGLGMMPVTGPLKTKIGDQSSLIKQDDVYRSAIDKSTEEAPLGYYKVKLTDYDITAELTATTRCGFHRYTYPKGSDARVMMDLQIPTEYRYNILEAEMRQVNERRVEGFSKQQSKYVWSHDADQDYTVYFVIEFDHDIKKFGGWTNDQILENIHIKGKDLSFAGCYAEFDTGSDSIVQARSAISYVDLDGARKNLETEVTKPFGWSFEAVRRHQEDTWNDLLNRVQITSNDSREKMRFYTNLYRSFCRNAFSDVDGRWVDATEKIRQFTDPDAVALGCDAFWNTFWNLNQMWNLIAPEWSARWVKSQLAMYDANGWLAKGPAGMEYIPVMVGEHEIPLLVSAYQMGIRNYDAEKMFAAAKKMQTTLPASVGNGYAGNRDLGVYLKHHYVPADKGRFSNTLEYSYDDWTVSQLAKSLGKDADYKIFADRGTWWRNAIEPDSGYAHLRYADGSWDKNFDPFKSGANHHYVEGNAWQLTFFVPQDVPALAEAIGKQRFIDRLTWGFEASEPWRYNAPGDQYWDFPVVQGNQQSMHFAFLFNWVGQPWQTQRWTRSIIDRYYGFEIANAYLGDEDQGQMSAWFVMAALGLFQTDGGCSVEPVYEIASPLFEKAVINLGERFERGKTFTIEAKGASRTNKYVQSAKLNGTSLNTFKFPAKELLKGGSLILEMGPEPNKNWGVE
- a CDS encoding DUF5054 domain-containing protein, which gives rise to MNEFIPKTLAAIEKLKAEKAEERYVWTTGSWLVWGYLQQASPEAIKNLEKAIVRGDIVWHGMPYTVESEMMSRDLFETCLQLSQQLDNRFGKKTIAAKMTDVPGHTRSIITPLSDAGITFLHIGVNPASAIPDVPPVCRWRNIDGKEIILMYQGTYGEDMLLPDNETVVSINLTNDNHGPHTIKQIKEIYATARTKYPNARIMATSLNEVAADLQEMADKLPIITSEIGDTWIYGFGSSPVRIARYRALSRLYSQWLEAGKLDKSDITAINFAIRLGLVAEHTWGMDVKTFLKNWDKYDVDVFREALHTPAFKQIEQSWAEMDENIEKAINILPARLQKEARKAISDIGKTNPAHISGYDKYQEIDKHGAYNMSINGTGISVGRLIYQTYSAADYTEFQNAYLRNKYQWAIEDFGKPGLEGTKSKSVTIVADLESYTITKKKENTIIRCNLKFPFTDDIDPRILPETVNIEYIISSSGNGVEVRISLANKPPNRLPEAYLLSFEPQDIVRILAQKTGYMVDVADVVSGGNRQMHAIDNHIDIITQKGIIKITSFDAPIAVIGQPKMLNYSLSLPDLKDGVHFCLFNNLWGTNFSMWWGGSITYRFYIELKNRI
- a CDS encoding MFS transporter, encoding MKNNTVFKSLPVFFGFFIMGFVDVVGIATNYIKKDFDLSDSIANLLPMMVFLWFFIFSVPTGLLMNRIGRKKTVLLSLAIQIVALLIPVLAYNYNVMLIAFGLLGIGNTIIQVSLNPLLSNVVSPDKLTSSLTLGQFIKAISSFLGPLIAAFCVRYFGNWQLMFLVYAGFTALSSLWLMATPITETPVTGKTSTFLECLSILGNRDILLFFLGILTVVGIDVGLNITAPKIMQERTAMSLESAGYAISLYFVFKTTGAFLGSIILSVFSAKRFYIISAIATLAAFIGLVFASNQYVLYVMIALAGFACANIFSIIFSFALKRLPEKSNEISGLMIMGVSGGALFPWLMGVASDAVKAQWGAVSILVLCCIYQIFLSFLVKESK
- a CDS encoding GH92 family glycosyl hydrolase, producing MRKNKLNIHKLSITAGFIFLNLLLCKAQKPVEYVDPHIGTAHCRWFHFTPAAIPFGMAKVAPSTNAHYGNASGWEAVGYDTRDTSIEGFANFHEFQVGGVVIAPSEGRLQTHPGDMDNPDDGYRSRFDKEDEYATAGYYSVLLKDYGIKAELTATSRVGFHRYTFPESSGSHIIFDIGNRQGESGQVKDAQVALTADGRIEGYVITIPEYVKKYQEGAEVAMYFSAILDKTPAAWGTFNARDIHVGQKEAKGIGAGLYLTFQTKENESVTVKVGLSYTSIANARLNLKTEAENLNFDKAHQTAIATWNKYLGRIQIEGNNRDDKVKFYTGLYHALLGRGLASDVNGAYPMNNGDVGQIEPDAKGQPLHHHYNTDAIWGAFWNLTQLWTLVYPEYYSDWIQSQLLVYKDAGWLGDGIACSKYVSGVGTNFVSLAIAAAYNCGIRDFDVHTGYEAALKNEIGWQNRPEGAGKVDVRQFVERGYSPYVDRSRLGKSEGSEIGSQFGASHTLEYSFSSYAVAGMARQLGKENDYRRMILLSDGWKNLYDPETKFIRPKDENGKFLDNFKPSEPWLGFQEGNAWQYTFYVPHDVQGLIDTLGYDEFNNRLDNIFTESQKKVFGGGTVINAFSGLETLYNHGNQPSLHISWLFNYSGKPHLTQKWTRAICDEFYGTEPVHGYGYGQDEDQGQLGAWYVMAAIGLFDVKALTGENPQFGIGSPMFDKITIQLDPKYFKGKKLVIETKNNSKTNVYVQSAKWKGKPYDPAFIPFNEIVKGGKLELKMGNNPAKQSKIINKTLNPTSK
- a CDS encoding GntR family transcriptional regulator; translation: MELKIDHKSKLPLHVQVEELMRQLIALPEYSNGSFLPKEVELANTLGVSRNTIRQATNKLEYEGLLIRKKGVGTKVAPQMMSTNLSNWYSFTKEMESRGVKATNLFVKLETVGATDKIATFFNIQPETPVVKLSKLKGVDNEPIVYFESYFHPRIVLTDADNLDQPLYQLLKSKYGILVVRSAEHIKARQAGSKAAMLKIGKADPILFRERFVYDPGDRPVEYNVGYYRSDKFVYSIEIRN